From one Nitrosococcus halophilus Nc 4 genomic stretch:
- a CDS encoding V-type ATPase subunit, whose product MQRFPVIATKPPSIATVARYAYLNTLVSALSGRLLSAGQLQELVEQSVTDATVLLRAAGLTTISLEEMEDRSLEQVLIDNLLREARRLIRPLDSEAQELLSYWLRRFEIGNLKAVVRGKLTGRSKEAIEADFIDIGAMTALPLNKLMEAEDVPEMLGCLEGTPYAGIAHQARSVYGERYELPHHGEDRELFLIEATIDREYYARLDQRMKAIQEELDRHYLQPLVGHLIDQINLVWLLRYRFAYRLAPPLTYFLLSPGGYHLSSQHLLTLVRAENFEEALRRVPTPLEPLVAGATSASEVEDRLGKHLLGVARFILKRTSFNLGRALAYLFLREKELLHLYGVIKGRTLQLAPHLIHQAVWLTDDSASFRERGTLQSSSGGMAR is encoded by the coding sequence ATGCAGCGTTTCCCCGTCATTGCCACTAAGCCCCCGTCGATAGCCACTGTTGCCCGCTATGCCTATTTAAATACCTTGGTCTCGGCCCTCTCCGGGCGTCTCCTGTCAGCAGGACAACTGCAAGAGTTGGTGGAACAATCGGTCACGGATGCCACGGTTTTGCTGCGTGCTGCTGGGCTGACGACGATTTCCTTGGAGGAAATGGAGGACCGCTCTTTAGAACAGGTGTTGATAGATAACTTGTTGAGAGAAGCCCGTCGCCTTATTCGTCCCTTGGACAGTGAAGCCCAAGAATTGCTGAGCTATTGGCTGCGCCGGTTTGAGATAGGCAACCTGAAAGCGGTGGTTCGCGGGAAATTGACGGGCCGTTCTAAGGAAGCTATCGAAGCTGATTTTATTGATATTGGGGCTATGACAGCATTGCCCTTGAACAAGCTTATGGAGGCTGAGGATGTTCCAGAGATGCTGGGTTGTTTGGAGGGAACGCCCTATGCCGGCATTGCCCATCAAGCCCGATCTGTTTATGGAGAACGTTATGAATTGCCTCACCATGGGGAAGATCGGGAGCTGTTTCTTATCGAGGCCACTATCGATAGAGAATACTATGCCAGGCTGGATCAGCGAATGAAAGCTATCCAGGAAGAGCTAGACCGCCACTACCTGCAACCATTGGTCGGTCATCTTATTGACCAAATCAATCTGGTGTGGCTCTTGCGCTACCGGTTTGCTTACCGCCTTGCTCCCCCGCTGACTTATTTTTTGCTGAGCCCTGGTGGCTATCATCTGAGTAGCCAGCACTTGCTAACCCTGGTGCGTGCAGAAAATTTCGAAGAGGCGCTGCGCCGGGTTCCGACTCCTTTAGAACCTTTGGTGGCAGGGGCCACTTCAGCTTCCGAGGTGGAAGACAGACTGGGAAAGCATTTACTGGGAGTCGCCCGATTTATTCTGAAACGCACCAGTTTCAATCTGGGGCGGGCGTTAGCTTATTTGTTCCTCCGGGAAAAAGAATTATTACATCTTTATGGGGTCATCAAAGGCCGCACCTTGCAGCTCGCGCCCCATCTCATCCATCAGGCAGTTTGGCTTACTGATGACAGCGCTAGCTTCAGAGAGAGAGGGACTTTGCAGTCCTCTTCTGGCGGCATGGCTCGGTAG
- a CDS encoding V-type ATP synthase subunit I: MLTPLPMQRVTLHMLKEKALVVWEILRGMFTFTPLPMQRITLHMLREEAPAAALALAESGVFNPESFSAGEESLPECPAANYQALFSSARLRLQKVGEYLGVNLHFPPEKMQLVSEPELAALNDWLGGLWRRCAQLTEKARQLDEEIRAVTQLDKTLDTYAQLDVNLGLLQGELQFLDVRLGAVPKSNLKRLQEAIGIAGYILKSFAGSEATALVVLAGVKGNERQVQSVLRAAAYRPLQLPPEFQDHPQRVRQRLTAQRQHLQEQRLALAREVETLYKKHERALFEGSQKLVLAAPYAMLGDSLALRSRGGLATVQGWVPTEEVALLQEALQKRFGKPFVLEARDPALEEQLTVPSLVRSPPWLQPFTKLVHNYGVPRYGELDPSWLFALTFIAMFGMMFGDVGHGATLLAVGWWGYRQLGSYTPLVLSLGASSCFFGFLYGSVFGYEGFIPPLWMAPLSNPQRMLEVALFWGVGFILLATGIGIRNRLAAGRYAEALLGGRGLAGCLMYLGVVYGAFRWVEEGVFGSAEAAVILLPLLALWGYQWYQVQVPGMARGLVVLIESFEMLMGYFANTLSFLRVAAFSLNHVALALAVFALAGTMEFAGHWITMVLGNLFILILEGAIVAIQVLRLEYYEGFSRFFSGDGRVFQPLTLAIPK, from the coding sequence ATGCTTACACCATTACCGATGCAGCGGGTTACTCTTCATATGCTCAAGGAAAAGGCTTTGGTAGTCTGGGAAATTCTTCGGGGGATGTTTACGTTTACACCATTACCGATGCAGCGGATCACCCTCCACATGCTCAGGGAGGAGGCTCCGGCCGCTGCCCTGGCCCTGGCGGAAAGTGGGGTGTTCAATCCGGAATCCTTTTCTGCCGGGGAGGAAAGTTTGCCAGAATGTCCCGCCGCCAATTATCAGGCGTTGTTTTCTAGTGCCCGCTTGCGCCTGCAGAAGGTGGGGGAATATCTGGGTGTTAACCTCCATTTCCCACCAGAGAAGATGCAGCTCGTCAGCGAGCCGGAGTTGGCAGCCCTCAATGACTGGTTAGGGGGGCTGTGGCGCCGTTGTGCCCAGTTGACGGAAAAAGCCCGGCAGTTGGACGAGGAGATCCGCGCCGTCACCCAACTGGATAAAACCCTGGATACCTATGCCCAGTTGGATGTGAATTTGGGCTTGTTGCAGGGTGAGCTGCAATTTTTGGATGTCCGACTTGGGGCTGTCCCCAAAAGTAATCTCAAACGGCTTCAGGAAGCGATAGGCATTGCAGGCTATATCCTCAAGTCTTTTGCCGGCTCTGAGGCTACCGCCCTGGTGGTGCTTGCTGGGGTGAAGGGAAATGAGCGACAAGTCCAAAGCGTGCTCCGGGCGGCTGCCTACCGCCCGCTGCAACTGCCCCCCGAATTTCAAGATCATCCCCAGAGGGTTCGCCAGCGGTTGACGGCACAACGCCAGCACCTCCAGGAACAACGCCTGGCCTTGGCCCGGGAGGTTGAAACTCTCTATAAAAAACACGAAAGAGCCTTGTTTGAGGGGTCACAAAAGCTTGTCCTGGCGGCCCCCTATGCCATGTTAGGCGATTCTCTGGCTCTGCGCAGTCGGGGTGGACTGGCGACAGTCCAGGGTTGGGTACCCACGGAAGAGGTAGCTCTTTTGCAGGAAGCCTTGCAAAAACGGTTTGGGAAGCCTTTTGTTCTAGAGGCCCGAGATCCGGCCCTAGAGGAGCAACTGACGGTGCCTTCCTTGGTACGTTCTCCCCCTTGGCTCCAGCCTTTTACAAAATTGGTGCATAACTACGGGGTGCCCCGTTACGGTGAATTAGATCCTTCCTGGCTGTTTGCCCTGACCTTTATTGCCATGTTTGGCATGATGTTTGGCGATGTGGGGCATGGGGCAACTCTGCTGGCGGTGGGTTGGTGGGGGTACCGCCAACTGGGGAGTTACACTCCTTTGGTGCTCTCCTTAGGGGCTTCATCCTGCTTTTTTGGCTTTTTATATGGCAGCGTCTTTGGGTATGAAGGGTTCATTCCCCCTTTATGGATGGCGCCCTTGTCCAACCCTCAACGGATGCTTGAAGTCGCCCTTTTCTGGGGAGTGGGCTTTATTCTTTTGGCGACCGGCATTGGGATTCGCAACCGTTTAGCAGCGGGGCGTTATGCCGAGGCCCTGTTAGGGGGGCGGGGATTGGCGGGATGCTTGATGTATTTAGGTGTCGTGTACGGGGCGTTCCGCTGGGTGGAGGAGGGAGTCTTCGGATCTGCGGAGGCAGCGGTCATTTTATTGCCCCTTCTCGCCCTGTGGGGATATCAATGGTATCAGGTTCAGGTCCCCGGTATGGCAAGGGGACTGGTGGTGCTCATTGAGAGCTTTGAAATGTTAATGGGCTATTTTGCCAATACCCTTTCTTTTCTTCGGGTAGCGGCCTTTAGTTTGAATCATGTGGCGTTGGCGCTGGCGGTATTTGCTTTGGCCGGGACGATGGAGTTCGCAGGCCATTGGATCACCATGGTGTTGGGCAATCTTTTTATTTTAATTCTGGAGGGGGCCATCGTGGCTATTCAGGTATTACGCTTGGAATATTACGAGGGGTTTTCTCGGTTTTTCAGCGGTGATGGCCGGGTATTTCAACCGCTGACATTGGCGATTCCAAAATAG
- a CDS encoding ATP synthase subunit C codes for MYWLIALMGLSLVVLVGVGVFYVIRPRSRGLAVPRWWGGAIGMNLLIFMAAQVGLLLLVMGDAMAEEGEAAATASAEISMGMALALLAVGLPTAVATVAAAYAVGTVGSSALAAISEKPELFGRTLIYLGLAEGIAIYGVVVTILMLGKI; via the coding sequence ATGTACTGGCTGATTGCTTTGATGGGTTTAAGCCTCGTCGTCTTGGTGGGAGTGGGGGTGTTTTATGTGATCCGTCCGCGAAGTCGGGGGCTTGCAGTACCCCGCTGGTGGGGGGGTGCCATAGGAATGAATTTACTCATTTTCATGGCGGCCCAAGTTGGTTTGTTGTTGCTAGTCATGGGGGACGCCATGGCTGAGGAAGGGGAGGCGGCTGCAACGGCTTCTGCGGAGATTTCCATGGGGATGGCCCTCGCTCTGTTGGCGGTGGGGCTGCCTACTGCAGTGGCGACCGTGGCTGCAGCCTATGCCGTGGGGACGGTAGGTTCTTCCGCCTTGGCCGCAATCTCCGAGAAACCGGAATTGTTCGGGCGCACGCTCATTTATCTAGGCCTAGCGGAGGGGATAGCCATTTATGGGGTGGTGGTCACCATCCTCATGCTAGGTAAAATCTAA
- a CDS encoding V-type ATP synthase subunit F translates to MAEQEILRFSTEPKLGPSGEVGSGTRLIVMGSPALTEGFALIGFETWPNATEDDVEKLLEELERGKEKALVLLEPGLSRCPSGRLSRVRAESPRIVITEVPPLQAPGDYHPAVEDLVAKVLGHGALEKET, encoded by the coding sequence ATGGCTGAACAGGAAATTTTAAGGTTTAGCACGGAGCCTAAGTTGGGACCCTCGGGGGAGGTGGGATCGGGTACCCGTCTGATTGTGATGGGAAGCCCCGCCCTCACGGAAGGGTTTGCTTTGATTGGCTTTGAAACTTGGCCCAATGCCACTGAAGACGATGTGGAAAAGCTGCTAGAGGAATTGGAGAGAGGAAAAGAAAAAGCATTAGTTCTCTTAGAGCCAGGACTTTCCCGTTGCCCGTCGGGGCGGCTCAGCCGAGTGCGGGCCGAGAGTCCGCGGATCGTCATCACTGAAGTGCCTCCCTTGCAGGCACCAGGCGATTACCATCCTGCAGTGGAAGATTTGGTGGCTAAGGTATTGGGCCATGGTGCCCTAGAGAAAGAAACATGA
- a CDS encoding V-type ATP synthase subunit E, whose amino-acid sequence MSTEANVEALEAALLTRAERLAEEYLSRARQSRERIIEETDERLRLREEREILAAKAMAERVYRRRVQASELKLQGKLDRLRWELVQAVVQDLRHQLRAFAAERPRYLPVLQRLLGAGANAIEQEELVAELNQQDLECLEGTWEAFAAEAVPGKHIRLSPEPLSCSGGVQVVSKDRRIRVDNTFEGRLDRLAEELHQAIIERLFAQAVPVERVFHHG is encoded by the coding sequence ATGAGTACCGAGGCCAATGTGGAAGCATTGGAGGCGGCCCTCCTGACCCGTGCCGAGCGTTTGGCGGAAGAGTACTTATCCCGGGCGCGGCAGAGCCGAGAGCGTATTATCGAAGAGACCGATGAGCGTCTGCGCCTCCGGGAAGAACGGGAAATACTGGCGGCCAAAGCAATGGCGGAGCGGGTCTATCGGCGGCGGGTGCAAGCAAGTGAACTCAAGCTCCAAGGAAAATTAGATCGTCTCCGCTGGGAATTGGTGCAAGCCGTGGTTCAGGATCTTCGCCACCAGCTTAGGGCGTTTGCCGCGGAGAGGCCACGATACTTGCCCGTACTACAGCGACTCCTGGGGGCCGGGGCCAACGCTATCGAGCAGGAAGAGCTTGTTGCGGAGCTCAATCAGCAAGATCTGGAATGCCTTGAGGGGACCTGGGAAGCTTTTGCGGCAGAAGCGGTGCCGGGCAAGCATATCCGCTTATCTCCCGAACCCCTAAGTTGCAGCGGCGGAGTGCAGGTGGTGAGCAAAGACCGCCGCATCCGCGTGGATAATACCTTTGAAGGCCGCCTGGATCGGCTGGCGGAGGAGCTTCATCAAGCCATTATTGAGCGTCTTTTTGCCCAAGCGGTTCCGGTGGAAAGAGTGTTCCATCATGGGTAA
- a CDS encoding V-type ATP synthase subunit A: MGKLLEVNGPLVRARLPQVPTGEQVKVGKIGLVGEVIGREGEEALIQVYEATESVRPGEAVEPLGYPLSVELGPGLLGQIFDGIQRPLDRILEVSGDRISRGIQLQGLDQERVWHFQPNPQLTTGMTVTGGVQLGAVPETPTIEHRILVPPELSGELLELVGEGDYPLAEVIARVRTRDNRLHDLTLSHRWPVRKFRPYRQREYSVAPLITGQRILDTFFPLLKGSKAAVPGPFGAGKTIVQHQIARWSNADIVIYVGCGERGNELVEVLDSFPQLTDPHTGRSLMERTLLVANTSNMPVVAREASLYVGVTLGEYYRDQGYDVVIVADSTSRWAEALREVAGRLGQMPVEEGYPAYLASRLAAFYERAGRVQALGGKVGSVTLIGAVSPPGGDFSEPVTSHTKEIVGTFWALSKELADARHYPAVSWTESFSDDIPVAARWWAEHIDKRWQAERAEAMTLLTQAEELSRIVNLVGPEALSGTQRWVLEGAALIKEGVLQQSALDPVDSFCTPEKQFALLELMLQLYHRGTELLERGVPVQELLGLPILARAKRCKSDYDNTKVEKLRDFAKTIREEFDRLGMEYAEAGKHSE; the protein is encoded by the coding sequence ATGGGTAAGTTGCTGGAAGTCAACGGCCCGCTGGTTCGAGCGCGCCTTCCCCAGGTGCCCACTGGGGAGCAGGTGAAAGTTGGAAAAATCGGCTTGGTGGGGGAAGTCATCGGCCGTGAGGGGGAGGAGGCCCTTATTCAAGTCTATGAGGCGACCGAATCGGTGCGTCCTGGCGAGGCAGTGGAGCCTCTTGGTTATCCCCTCTCGGTGGAACTGGGACCGGGCCTTTTAGGGCAAATTTTCGATGGCATACAACGGCCCCTTGACCGTATCTTGGAGGTCAGCGGGGATCGGATCTCCCGTGGTATCCAACTCCAAGGCTTGGACCAAGAGAGGGTTTGGCACTTCCAACCCAACCCTCAGTTAACCACCGGCATGACGGTCACCGGCGGCGTTCAGTTGGGCGCCGTGCCTGAAACCCCCACCATTGAACATCGCATCCTGGTCCCCCCTGAGTTATCAGGAGAACTCCTGGAGCTGGTGGGTGAGGGGGATTATCCATTGGCTGAGGTGATTGCCCGCGTGCGTACGCGGGATAACCGCCTCCATGACTTGACCCTCTCTCACCGTTGGCCCGTGCGCAAGTTTCGCCCCTACCGACAACGGGAATACAGTGTGGCGCCATTGATTACCGGGCAGCGGATATTGGATACCTTTTTCCCGCTGCTCAAGGGTAGTAAAGCGGCGGTGCCAGGTCCCTTTGGGGCGGGTAAGACCATTGTCCAACACCAGATTGCCCGCTGGTCCAATGCCGATATTGTGATTTATGTGGGTTGCGGTGAGCGGGGCAATGAACTGGTTGAAGTTCTTGATTCCTTTCCCCAATTGACTGATCCCCATACGGGCCGATCGTTGATGGAGCGTACCTTACTGGTCGCGAATACTTCGAATATGCCGGTAGTGGCTCGGGAGGCTTCCCTTTACGTCGGCGTGACCCTGGGCGAGTATTATCGAGACCAGGGCTATGATGTGGTCATCGTGGCGGATTCCACCAGCCGCTGGGCCGAAGCGTTGCGGGAGGTGGCCGGGCGCTTGGGGCAGATGCCGGTGGAGGAAGGTTATCCAGCCTATCTAGCCTCCCGGCTCGCTGCCTTCTATGAGCGGGCGGGGCGGGTCCAGGCCCTGGGGGGGAAAGTCGGTTCAGTGACCCTTATCGGTGCGGTTTCCCCTCCGGGGGGTGATTTCTCTGAGCCCGTGACCAGCCACACTAAAGAAATCGTGGGAACCTTTTGGGCCCTCTCAAAAGAATTGGCAGATGCCCGTCATTATCCGGCCGTCTCCTGGACGGAAAGTTTTTCTGACGATATCCCGGTGGCCGCCCGCTGGTGGGCTGAGCATATTGACAAGCGTTGGCAAGCAGAGCGTGCTGAGGCCATGACTTTGCTCACCCAAGCGGAAGAACTTTCCCGTATCGTTAACCTGGTGGGTCCCGAGGCTTTATCCGGTACCCAGCGCTGGGTGCTGGAGGGAGCGGCCCTTATCAAGGAAGGGGTGTTGCAGCAGAGCGCCCTGGACCCCGTGGATAGCTTTTGCACCCCGGAGAAACAGTTTGCCCTCTTGGAGCTGATGCTCCAGCTCTACCATCGGGGCACTGAATTACTGGAGCGGGGGGTGCCGGTACAAGAGCTTTTAGGACTGCCCATTCTGGCCCGTGCCAAGCGCTGCAAAAGCGATTATGACAATACTAAAGTGGAAAAATTGCGGGATTTCGCCAAGACGATAAGGGAAGAATTTGATCGGCTCGGCATGGAATACGCCGAGGCTGGAAAGCATTCGGAATGA
- a CDS encoding V-type ATP synthase subunit B, whose amino-acid sequence MKEKEYCTASAARGGLLFMQDIPGGAFGERVVVKDHQGRRRNGQVILTSDKGVLVQIFEGTDDLDLERTWVRFLEEPFEIPLSPDVLGRIFDGVGAPRDNRPPIVAPLKRNVNGAPANPVARAYPQEFIQTGISTIDGLNSLVRGQKLPIFSGSGLPHNRLAAQIVRQAKLLGEETRFVVVFAAMGVTYGDARFFQEEFESSGVLGNVVMYLNLADDPPIKRLILPRTALTCAEYLAFEQDLHVLVVMTDMTHYAEALREVATAKGDVPSRKGYPGYLYSDLAEIYERAGRIKNRHGSITMVPVVSMPSDDITHPIPDLTGYITEGQIVLSRELYHQGIYPPVSIPPSLSRLMKDGIGKDFTREDHPRVASQIYAAYAKALEVRNLASIIGAEELSESDRQYLNFAGQFEQRFVKQGEEEERSIIETLDLAWDLLSLLPQTALTRVTEADLEKYHKWGSDSGQADLSQERASGES is encoded by the coding sequence ATGAAAGAGAAGGAGTACTGTACCGCCTCTGCGGCCCGGGGGGGATTGTTGTTTATGCAAGATATCCCCGGTGGCGCTTTTGGGGAGCGGGTGGTGGTCAAGGATCACCAGGGGCGGCGTCGCAACGGGCAGGTGATCCTCACTTCCGACAAAGGAGTCCTGGTCCAAATCTTCGAGGGCACCGATGACCTGGATTTAGAACGCACTTGGGTCCGGTTTTTGGAAGAACCCTTTGAGATCCCTTTATCACCAGATGTCTTGGGTCGTATTTTCGACGGTGTGGGGGCCCCCCGTGATAACCGCCCCCCTATCGTGGCTCCCCTCAAACGCAATGTCAACGGTGCCCCTGCCAATCCCGTCGCCCGTGCCTATCCTCAAGAATTTATCCAGACCGGAATTTCCACCATTGACGGTCTCAATTCCCTGGTGCGTGGCCAAAAACTGCCCATCTTCTCCGGCTCGGGCCTTCCCCACAATCGCCTGGCGGCTCAGATTGTCCGCCAGGCCAAACTGCTGGGTGAGGAGACCCGCTTTGTGGTGGTCTTTGCCGCCATGGGAGTCACCTATGGAGATGCCCGCTTCTTCCAGGAGGAGTTCGAGAGCAGCGGTGTGCTGGGCAATGTGGTGATGTATCTCAACCTGGCGGACGATCCTCCCATCAAACGCTTGATCCTGCCCCGTACCGCGCTGACCTGCGCCGAGTATTTGGCCTTTGAGCAGGACTTGCATGTGCTGGTGGTGATGACCGACATGACTCATTACGCGGAAGCGCTGCGCGAGGTGGCCACGGCCAAGGGGGATGTGCCCTCCCGTAAAGGCTACCCTGGGTACCTCTACTCCGATCTGGCCGAGATTTATGAGCGGGCCGGACGGATTAAGAACCGACACGGTTCCATTACCATGGTGCCGGTGGTTTCCATGCCCTCCGATGACATTACCCATCCGATTCCCGACCTGACGGGCTATATTACGGAAGGGCAAATTGTTCTTTCCAGGGAACTCTATCATCAAGGAATCTATCCTCCGGTGAGCATTCCTCCTTCCTTGTCCCGGTTGATGAAGGATGGGATTGGCAAGGACTTTACCCGAGAAGACCATCCCCGGGTCGCCAGCCAGATCTATGCGGCCTACGCCAAGGCTTTGGAGGTGAGAAACTTGGCTTCTATTATCGGCGCCGAGGAACTTTCCGAGTCTGACCGGCAGTATCTTAATTTTGCTGGCCAGTTCGAACAGCGTTTTGTCAAGCAAGGGGAAGAGGAGGAACGGTCCATCATTGAGACCTTGGACTTGGCTTGGGATTTGCTTTCCTTGCTTCCCCAGACAGCCCTCACCCGAGTGACTGAGGCGGATCTTGAAAAATATCATAAGTGGGGCAGCGACTCTGGTCAGGCAGACCTATCCCAAGAGAGAGCTTCTGGAGAGAGTTGA
- a CDS encoding V-type ATP synthase subunit D, with protein MARQPPTKSALLDLKRQVTFLQEGHDLLERKRELLTRLVYEHLTRYRQLRHEARAALEDSYHWLSITHLRMNSRQLRQAALGIHPSLSVKILPRSSLGVEYPAVTAEPLPLQPISLLWTDASLDETRTKLAELAMVLARLGEAETSLRRMLAEQRKTQKRVNALKYNVIPRYQGAIRYIQSALEEEERNALFQIKVLQEQGKKVR; from the coding sequence ATGGCGCGCCAGCCTCCGACCAAGAGCGCTTTGCTCGATCTTAAACGTCAAGTCACTTTTCTCCAGGAAGGGCACGACTTGCTGGAACGCAAGCGGGAGTTGTTGACACGGTTGGTTTACGAGCATTTAACCCGTTATCGCCAATTGCGGCATGAAGCCCGGGCCGCCTTGGAAGATTCTTACCATTGGCTATCCATTACCCACCTGCGGATGAATAGCCGTCAGTTACGCCAGGCGGCCCTAGGCATTCACCCCAGCCTGTCAGTGAAGATCCTCCCCCGTTCTAGCCTGGGAGTGGAATACCCGGCGGTGACTGCTGAACCTCTGCCCTTGCAGCCCATCAGCCTGCTTTGGACCGATGCTAGTTTGGATGAGACTCGAACCAAACTGGCGGAACTGGCAATGGTTTTAGCCCGGCTTGGGGAAGCAGAGACTTCCCTGCGCCGTATGCTGGCCGAGCAGCGTAAAACCCAGAAACGGGTTAATGCCCTCAAATACAATGTGATTCCCCGCTACCAAGGGGCTATTCGCTACATTCAATCGGCCTTGGAAGAAGAGGAGCGTAACGCTTTATTTCAGATTAAGGTGTTACAGGAGCAGGGTAAGAAAGTGCGGTAG
- a CDS encoding DUF4258 domain-containing protein — protein MALTKHAQNRMQQRGIPPLAVELLMAYGRIEYQNGSQLLYFDNRSFKRVCKKLDAARKNIEQLAKAYLVIGENGQVITTSHRTKQIKRK, from the coding sequence ATGGCTTTAACCAAACATGCTCAAAACCGCATGCAACAGCGTGGTATTCCACCGCTGGCAGTGGAGCTTTTAATGGCCTATGGGCGCATTGAATATCAGAATGGAAGCCAACTCCTATATTTCGACAATCGTAGTTTCAAACGCGTTTGTAAAAAACTCGATGCAGCCAGGAAAAACATAGAGCAACTTGCAAAAGCCTATTTGGTGATCGGTGAGAACGGCCAAGTTATCACAACCAGCCACCGGACCAAACAGATTAAGAGAAAGTGA
- a CDS encoding restriction endonuclease, with translation MSGTADIALNSTQEVWCMARRRSNIMEDMHDIFLVQCKQWKTRQVGVAKVRELYGLVAGENATRGILVTCGQFTPDARAFAKGKSLELVDGTALLGRVSKVQKHSKMDPAIASQQEHATHIAPDCPLCRKPMVLRKARKGSNAGKQFWGCTAFPGCRGARNYP, from the coding sequence ATTAGCGGTACCGCCGATATAGCCTTAAATTCAACTCAAGAGGTATGGTGTATGGCTCGTCGCCGATCCAATATCATGGAAGATATGCACGACATCTTTCTCGTTCAGTGCAAACAATGGAAAACTAGGCAGGTGGGGGTCGCTAAGGTGCGCGAACTTTACGGTTTGGTGGCTGGTGAGAACGCTACTCGAGGAATCCTAGTCACTTGTGGTCAATTCACTCCCGACGCTAGGGCCTTTGCCAAAGGAAAATCGCTGGAGCTGGTAGATGGGACAGCGCTGCTGGGACGAGTAAGTAAAGTTCAAAAGCACAGCAAAATGGATCCCGCCATCGCCTCTCAGCAAGAACACGCTACCCATATAGCTCCCGATTGCCCGCTTTGCAGAAAACCGATGGTGCTCCGAAAAGCTCGGAAAGGAAGTAATGCCGGTAAACAGTTTTGGGGTTGTACGGCATTTCCTGGGTGTAGAGGTGCAAGAAACTATCCATAG
- a CDS encoding Rap1a/Tai family immunity protein — MPPLSAKEDSLDQGWFLNACQQALTKKIEAPKTAFNSGYCYGYLEGLRHTGKIANDFVTQPELWGRQLWCIPEEESLEAVTQAIIAELKIPPGTGKASYPAAVMKSLKKRYPCP, encoded by the coding sequence ATGCCCCCTCTTTCAGCAAAGGAAGATAGCCTTGATCAGGGCTGGTTCCTTAACGCCTGCCAGCAAGCACTCACGAAAAAGATAGAAGCACCTAAAACTGCCTTCAACAGTGGCTACTGCTATGGCTACCTGGAAGGCCTACGGCACACAGGAAAAATAGCGAACGATTTTGTCACTCAACCCGAGCTATGGGGCCGTCAACTCTGGTGCATCCCTGAAGAAGAAAGCCTTGAAGCAGTAACACAGGCTATAATCGCCGAGCTGAAGATTCCTCCTGGCACCGGCAAAGCCTCCTACCCGGCCGCAGTCATGAAATCCTTGAAAAAACGCTATCCCTGCCCATAA
- a CDS encoding BON domain-containing protein, with the protein MSTQDDTIKQVKAVLEYDERINLHRSPIEVSVRNGTLILEGEVEDLTTKKCALQLLRNRKLADVTELVDRLTVRPTEHRGEGALRDALCQSLLEDLTFHNCTLQGRAQEGGGQGLEKVDFETWQQADREPSGLVQISVEEGVVTLEGHVPSPSHKYLIGAMSWWLRGCRNVENHLEVVPAREETEEELADALRLILEKDRLVEADQIRVDIQDRVITLRGLVATEEEKGMAETNAWCLSGMTDVVNQIQVRTL; encoded by the coding sequence ATGAGCACACAGGATGACACCATTAAACAGGTAAAAGCGGTTCTTGAATACGATGAACGTATCAATCTCCATCGCTCTCCTATTGAGGTAAGCGTCCGCAATGGGACTCTTATACTTGAAGGCGAAGTGGAAGATCTCACCACCAAAAAGTGCGCCCTGCAACTTTTGCGCAACCGAAAATTAGCTGATGTGACTGAATTGGTTGACCGGCTCACCGTTAGGCCCACAGAGCACCGGGGTGAGGGGGCGCTGCGGGATGCCCTGTGCCAGTCATTGCTGGAAGACTTAACTTTCCATAATTGCACCCTTCAGGGACGGGCCCAGGAGGGCGGTGGACAAGGGCTTGAAAAGGTAGACTTTGAAACTTGGCAGCAAGCAGACCGTGAGCCCAGTGGCTTAGTCCAGATCTCAGTGGAAGAGGGGGTGGTGACTTTGGAAGGCCATGTTCCAAGCCCCTCCCATAAGTATCTCATCGGGGCAATGAGCTGGTGGTTACGAGGGTGCCGAAATGTTGAAAATCACTTGGAGGTGGTGCCCGCCCGGGAGGAGACGGAAGAAGAGCTTGCCGATGCTCTCCGTTTGATCCTGGAAAAGGATCGCTTAGTGGAAGCGGATCAAATTCGAGTGGATATCCAGGATCGGGTGATCACCTTGAGGGGATTGGTGGCTACTGAGGAAGAAAAAGGCATGGCAGAGACCAATGCCTGGTGTCTGTCGGGGATGACGGACGTCGTTAACCAGATCCAAGTGAGAACGCTGTAA